gaatggcaagcaagttgccactcccatgaagaagcccaaatctagacccaagcctgaaactgagtgcttctactgcaaaggaaatggtcactagaagtggaactgccctagatacttggcggataagaaggatggcaaagtgaacaaagctatattgtatatacatattattgatgtgtactttactagtgtttatagcaacccctcggtatttgatactggttcagttgctaagagtagtaactcgaaacgggagttgcaaaataaacatagactagttaagggtgaggtgatgatgtgtgttggaagtgattccaaggttgataagatcaccatcgcacactcctttaccttcgggatttgtgttgaacctaaaaaaaatgatatttggtgtttgcgttgagcatgaatatgattggatcatgtttattgcaatacggttattcatttaagtcaaagaataattgttgttctatttacatgaataaaaccttctatggtcatacactcaatataaatggtttattgaatctcgatcgtagtgatacacatattcataaaaattgaagccaaaagatgcaaagttaataatgatagtgcaacttatctgtggcactgccgtttaggtcatattagtgtaaagcgcatgaagaaactccatgctgatgggcttttggaatcacttgattatgaatcacttgatgcttgcgaaccatgcctcatgggcaagatgactaagactccgttctccggaacaatggaacaagcaactgacttattggaaataatacatactgatgtatgcagtccaatgagtattgaggctcgcggcgggtatcgatattttctgaccttcacagatgatttgagcagatatgggtatatctacttgatgaaacataagtctgaaacatttgaaaggttcaaagaatttcagagtgaagtggaaaatcatcgtaacaagaaaataaaatttctacgatctaatcgtggaggagaatatttgagttacgagtttggtcttcatttaaaacaatgcggaatagttttgcaactcacgccacgtggaacaccatagcgaaatggtgtgtccgaacgtcgtaaccgtactttattagatatgatgcgatttatgatgtctcttaccgatttaccactatcgttttggggttatgcattatagacaactgcattcacgttaaatagggcaccatctaaatccgttgagacgacaccatatgaactgtggtttggcaagaaacctaagctgtcgtttcttaaagtttggggttgcgatgcttatgtgaaaaagtttcaacctgataagctcgaacccaaatggagaagtgcgccttcataggatacccaaattgttgggtacaccttctatcacagatccaaaggcaagatttttgttgctaagaatggatcctttctagagaaggagtttctctcgaaagaagtgagtgggaggaaagtagaacttgatgaggtaattgtacctggtcccgaattggaaagaagttcatcacataaatcagttctagtgatgcctacaccaattagtgaggaagttaatgatgatgatcatgaaacttcagatcaagttactaccgaacctcgtaggttagccagagtaaggtccgcaccagagtgatacggtaatcctgttctggaggtcatgttacttgaccatgacgaacctatgaactatgaggaagcgatgatgagcccagattccacgaaatggcttgaggccatgaaatctgagatgggatccatgtatgacaacaaagtgtggactttgattgacttgcccgatgatcggtgagccattgagaataaatggatcttcaagaggaagacggacgctgatggtagtgttactatctacaaagctcgacttgtcgcaaaaggttttcgacaagttcaaggtgttgactacgatgagattttctcactcgtagcgatgcttaagtctgtctgaatcatgttagctattgccgcattttatgaaatctggcaaatggataacaaaattgcactccttaatggatttattaaaataagagttgtatatgatgcaaccagaaggttttgtcaatcctaaaggtgctaaaaatgtgcaagctccagcgatccatttatggactggtgcaagcatctcggagttggaatacacgctttgatagtgtgatcaaagcatatggttttgtacagacttttggagaagcctgtatttacaagaaagtgagtgggagcactacaacctttctgataagtatatgtgaatgacatattgttgataggaaatgatgtagaatttttctggaaagcataaaggagtgtttggaagggtttttcaaggaaagacctcggtgaagctgcttacatattgagcatcaagatctatagagatagatcaagacgcttgataagttttttcaatgagtacataccttgacaagattttgaagtagttcaaaatggaacagtcaaagaaggagttcttgtctgtgttgcaaggtgtgaagttgagtaagagtcaaaacccgaccacggcagaagatagaaagagaatgaaagtcattccctatgcctcagccataggttctataaagtatgccatgttgtgtaccagacctattgtataccctgccctgagtttggcaagggagtataatagtgatctaggagtagatcactggacaacggtcaaaattatccttggtggaataaggacatgtttctcggttatggaggtgataaagagttcatcgtaaagagttacgtcgatgcaagctttgacaccgatctggatgactctaagtcacaatccggatacatattgaaagtgggagcaattagctaaagtagctccgtgcagagcattgtagacatagaaatttgtaaaatacatatggatctgaatgtggcaggccattgactaaacttctctcacaagcaaaacatgatcacaccttagtactctttaggtgttaatcacatggcgatgtgaactagattattgactctagtaaaccctttgggtattggtcacatggcgatgtgaactatagagtgttaattcacatgatgatgtgaactattggtgttaaatcacatggcaatgtgaactagattattgactctagtgcaagtgggagactgaaggaaatatgccctagaggcaataataaagttgttatttatatttccttatatcatgataaatgtttattattcatgctagaattgtattaaccggaaacttagtacatgtgtgaatacatagacaaacagagtgtcactagtatgcctctacttgactagctcgttaatcaaagatggttaagtttcctagccatagacatgagttatcatttgatgaacgggatcacatcattagagaatgatgtgattaacaagacccatcctttagcttagcacgatgatcgtttagtttgttgctattgctttcttcatgacttatacatgttcctatgactatgagaatatgcaactcccgaataccagaggaacacttagtgtgctatcaaacgtcacaatgtaactgggtgattataaagatgctctacaggtgtctctgatggtgtttgttgagttggcatagatcgagatcaggatttgtcactccgattgtcggagaggtacctctaggccctctcggtaatgcacatcactataagccttgcaagaaatgtgactaatgagttagttgcgggatgatgcattacggaacgagtaaagagacttgctggtaacgagattgaactaggtattgagataccgacgattgaatctcgggcaagtaacataccgataacaaagggaacaacgtatgttgttatgcggtttgaccgataaagatcttcatagaatatgtaggaaccaatatgagcatccaggttccgctattggttgttgaccggagatgagtctcggtcatgtctacatagttctcgaacccgtagggtccgcacgcttaacattcggtgatgatcggtattatgagtttatgtgttttgatgtaccgaaggttgtttggagtcccggatgtgatcacggacatgacgaggagtctcgaaatggtcgagacataaagatcgatatattggatggctatgtttggacatcggaatggttccgggtgagttcgggcatttaccggagtaccgggaggttaccagaaccccccggggagtatatgggccttattgggccttagtgggagagaggaggaggcggccaaggaggggggcgcccgccaagcccaatccgaattggggtgggggccgaccccctttccttccccctctctcctccttccttcctctcctactccaactagggaagggggaatcctgctcccatcgggagtaggactccccccttgggtgcgccatagagggccggccctccccctcctccactcctttatatacgggggaggggggcaccccatagacacacaagttgacagttgtcttagccgtgtgcggtgcccccctccatagatttccacctcgatcgtatcgttgtagtgcttaggcgaagccctgcgtcggtaacttcatcatcaccgtcatcacgccgtcatgctgacgaagctctccctcaacctcagctggatctagagttcgtgggacgtcctcgagctgaacgtgtgcagattgcggaggtgccgtactttcggtactaggatcggtcggatcgtgaagacgtacgactacatcaactgcgttgtcataacgcttccgctttcggtctacgagggtacgtggactacactctcccctctcattgctatgcatcacctagatggatcttgcgtgtgcgtaggaaatttttgaaattactgcattccccaacaaaaTCATATCCTATGAAATACCTAAAAGATTCCTCCAAACCAAGGGAGACTAGACAATTTTTGCAGGGTTGGCCTAAGAATGCTAGTGGGTTTACAAAGTTAAAAAATAAAGGCTTCTTCACCTTACTAATGAGCTTGACATCAGAGCTGAAGCGGCACCCCCCCTCGCGGCAGAATGTGCTGCCAAATTAGAAGTGGAAGAGGGTCTCGCTAAGCTCTTGATAGAGGAAGAAATTAAATGGGCCCATAGGGCTAACGTGAAGGGAGTCATGGAGGGTGAGAATAACACTGAACTTTTTCATTTAAACTAACTGAAAACACAGAAAGAAAAGAATTGTCCAActtgagcaagatgagggtacGACTGTAGGTCAAGAGAACCTGAATTCTACATCTCTTATTTCTATAAGAAGCTCTTTGGTGCCCCTGTGTCAATTTTGTTATCCATGGATGAGTGCATGATGGGGGATATTCCGAGTTATGTCCGGAAGAATATGATGTGTTGACCGCCCCCTTTATGGAGAAGGAGGTGTATGGGGCAATTTTGCGGATGAAGAATAATAAAGCACCTGGTCTAGATGTGTTCTTGGTGGAATTGTACAGGCGGTGTTGAGGGACAATTAATGGGGGGTATGCTGCCTATGTTTTAGGATTTGTTTAGTGGTGAGCTTCTGTTGTTTTAGCCCAACTTTGGGACTATTATTTTATTGCCTAAGAAGGAAATGGCGGTGAAAATCAAATAGTTTAGACCCATTTGCTTACGCAATGTTAGTTTTAAGTTTTTTTTACCAAAGTGGATACGAATCGGCCAACAAAGATTGCTCAGACAGTGATTCGCCCTACTCAAACCGCTTTCATGAAAGGATGACATATACTATAGGGTGTAGTCGTTTTGCATGAAATTCATTCGAAGAAATTGGATGGATTTATCTTTAAAGTGAATTTTGAGAAGGCATACGAAAAAGTTAAATGGCCCTTCTTGCAACATGCATTGCGTATGAAACATTTTGATCTGGCTTGGAGGCAACATGTCAAGACTTTTGTTCAAGGGGGTGGTGTCGGGGCTAAAGTTAATGATGATATTGGACACTTTTCCAGACTCGGAAGGGGTTACGGCAAGGGATCCATTGTCTCTAATGCTTTTCAATATTGTGGCCGATATGTTTGTTGTCCTCATTGCTAGAGCCAAGGAGAACAAGCAGGTGAGTGGGTTAGTCCTGCATCTAgtggatgtgtgtgtgtggggggggggggttcctatTCTACAATATGTTAATGGCACAATCATCTACATGGAGCATGATATGGAAAcgatcataaatatgaaattatttttGTGCTTGTTTGAACAATTGTCTAACCTTAAgattaattttcataaaagtgaactGTTCTGCTTTGGAtgtgccaaggaggaagaggataACTATATGTAGTTGTTCGGTTGTAAGATTGGCAACTTCCGTTAGCTACCTCAGGATACCAATTCACCGTTGTAAGTTAACAAATAAAGAGTGAAAGTGCATTATAGATATATTTGAAAAGAAAATTGATTGTTGGAAAGGCAAGTAATGTCCTTCCTAGGGGCGCATGCATGTGGGAGGAGAACACCTAGCGGTCCATGCCACGTCATCCTTTGTGCAATGGGTGACCTGGATCATCATTGCCGGTGACATGGAATTGAAGATAAAGCTCAGAACCTGGGAGTCTTGGGCCTGTCAGATCTCATGCGTCGGATTTGGATTGTCGGCGGGCTTACCATCCTTGTCAGCAAGCATCCAAGACAGGCCCCGTCGCTCGCTGTTGAGGTAGGCAGAGAAGTGGGTGCCTCTGATCCTGTCCGGAGCATGAGCTCGCCATACGAGGAAATTGACACGGTAGAGCTTGTCAGCGATAGGGATGAGCGTGGGTGCCATGGTAGATGAGTTGTAGCTAAGTGGAAGAGGAACTAACTCTCTATATCACAAAAGATGGCGAGAAGCATATGCTTCGAAGCAGGACCACATCAATACAGGATCGACCGACCAGGAAATTACAGGTTCGGTTGAGATTGGATTGATCCCTAACATTATTTATACATGATCTAACGACATCTCAACCATGTTGGTTACAACAACTAGATAAACCCTAGAATCCATCTATGATCGGTTCGTTTTTTAAGCGATAGTCTAATGCGGTGGTTTTCTGAAACCCTAGAATGTGgtggttttatgctatttacttcaCTAACCGAGTCTTAGAAGTCAGTTCCAAAAGCATTTTAGAGGCCGACGACACTACCAGAGGTTCTCAGATTAGCCGTATCTCTCGGTGTCACATCGGATACGAGATAAAACTGCAAAGGAAACTTGTTGCAATCCACCGGCATCATGTATACGCGAGCTACCTAGCACAGTACATACATTCTACATTGTTTCCCCGCACGTGGCTTGAGAgcctctagctagctagctacgcaTACGTCACCGATGGTTTCTTCCTCCTCCGGCTCTTCCCCTCCGAGCACTGCGAGCTCGCCGTCGCCCtcgagctcttcttcctcctctccccggccgggccgaacatggCCATCCGCCCGATCCCCCTCGATATCGACGCGAAGAAGGCGCGGCCGTGCTCCCCGGGGCGGCCGTCCCGCATCCCCTGCTTCATCATCCCCTGCTCCCGCTCCAGCTCCGTCAGCCGCACCCGCATCCGCGACACCTCCAGCTTCAGCTCCCGGTTCTCCCGCCGCAGCGACGCGTAGCtgtcggcggcgccggcggcgcggggcgacacGCACGAGCTCGGCACGCCGCTCCCGCTGATGGGCATGGTGATCCGCTGGGAGAAGGAGCagtactcgccgccgccgcccgagtggCCGCCCGAGAAGGACGACTTGAGCCGGAGCTGCTCGAAGTAGAGCACGCGCACCACCATCTGCATCGGGAGCCGGTCGTTCTGCGCCGCGTGGCTCGACGCGTCCTGAGACAGCTTCTGGCAGTCGATCAGCTTGCACAGCTTCTTGCACTCGGATTCCATTAGAGATGGGTGTGCCTGATCGATCATATTTATTCAAATATACACCGTTTGGTTCAGAACTTTATTCAAATCAAGATTTAGAAATTATATTTGATTGTATACATCATCACATTCCACATTCTCATCTACAGATATCATGCTATTTCTGATGGCAAATACATATACTATATAATTAGAAGGAGAATGTTTTTGGTCTAAACATATATAGTTGCTCCTACAAATTCACAAGTTTGCTACACACAACTACCAAAATGTAGCATTGTGATATAGTGTAGTTTTGTACCTTTAGGTATATGTCGATGGCTCGGTAGAGTCCATCATCAACAATGCGAGCATAGTCGGGCAACAGTTCGATGAGAGTCATGAACTTCTGCAGTTTCAGATAAGGATCTGGTGCAATTTCTGCAAGATAACCATCCATTAGCCTTCCGACCTTGAGCACCGAGCCATGGCTCGGAGACTTGAGTCCGTCGGACTCGTATCCGCAAGGTGACAAGTCTCCTGAATCATCTTCCTCAATCCTTTGCAAGAAATTGACCAATATGCGATGGACCGTGTCGACGTCAAACATGGACTCACTCGTTTGCATGGAGGGGATGAGAAGATCATCAAGTGATGCCATCTCAAGATGGAGACCGATCCTTTTCTCGACTTCAATCCTGTAATCTAGCCCTGCATCAACCTCTATCGCCATTCTCAGCATGCCGAACAAGAATGACAGGGTAACAGCTGTGATCTTCTCGGTTGCCATCAGGTTGATGAGGGTTTCCACAACCACCCTTTGGTTGTCACCGACAAGTGGGCCGGAATCCCACACGTGCCGCCTTTCGATGCCCTTGAGAGCTGTTTGAGCATAGTGTACAATGGAAGTGCCTATGCTCTCCGGCCTCACGCCACTTCTCCTCATCGCGGCGATCACTCGCTGATAATAATCAATTCTTAGAGCAGAAAGATCCTCAACCCACCAATCCTGGCAATGCATCCGCAACTTCCCGGACCCCGCGTCGCATTCCAAGTGAGCCAAACCTGAAACCAGCTGCTCCTTGCTTGCGTTCATCGCGATCGCATCGACACACCGATCGACAAATCCGATTTCCTCCACCATTGGATCCAAGCCTTCACACGCGCATAAAACTTGTAGTGATTTCTCAAGGTTCTTGACCACAAGGTCATTCAGGTACATCTCTGTCCGGACAATTAGGTTCTCCTCTTGATAGTCTTCTGTCATTTCCAAATATTCTGCAATGCACCGGAGATGAGCTACATTGGCTGTGGTTATTTCAAAGTTGCTCCCATAACAGAACTTCGCAGCGAGTTCGAATGCTGTAGCTCCCCCTGGTACATTTACAAGCTCAAGCTTTGAGAGATCTGGATCCTTGGCTTCGGCTACCATTCGTCTTATTCTTCCGCACCGAGAGACTAAAGGGAACTGCAAAATAAGTAGAGACACACGGTATGATCAAACGTGCTCCACAGGCTTGGCTTCAGCTCGTACAATAGGCATCAGAAAGAAGAAAAAAGTACCAATcacaatttgtttgcttataaaccCCCTCTCCCCACATGCGCACAAAGGATCCCGAAACATTCCTAATCATGTACGCGAACCCATTAGTTGTTTCTCCCAGATTATGTTCTTATTTCTTTACACCTTTTGGCCATGATAACTGAAGCTAAGGTTCAAATGAAAAACACAACACAGTTTCTTTTTTCTACTCAAAAGACCAAGAGGGAAACACACACTCCAATACAGAGGTGAAGAAGAATGATGGCCATAAAAACTTCAGAAGAGGTGAAGATGAGGGGCACCTTGTGCAGGAGGAAAGATTGGCCATCCACCGATACCGTTATATCCCCAGCAACATCTGAAAATATCCTGCACAACAAGCAATGTAGGGAATTAAAACACCAAGAATTTCATTTTAATGTGCAACACGTGAAGCATAATTCTGTTGACATACAATCCATATAATCCATACTCTTTCAGTTTGccaacatatataaattcaggaTATGGGTTCAGAATGACCAACTGATGAAACAATCTTGaggcaaaaggaaaataaaactcAAACTTGTAGACTAACATAAACAGAACATGTTGAACTAATGCTGCTAGTGCATCAAGTTTTGCCACATATGGATCTTTTCAGATGAACCTATTCAGAAACTGAGGAGTATAACAGAGGAAGTGCCCTAGCCTTTAAAGGAGAACCGGATCTACGCAAATCATGGGACGATCTAAAATAATAAATGTGCAGGCATTTTGTTGTACCCAGGACCATCTGACAGTAACCCTTTGAGGGAGCTACGGGAAGAACATTTTCAGGGTAACATTTCCACTGTTTTCTTGAGTTGGACACTGGAGCTTCAGAAGTTCAGATGCCATTCTTTTTTCTTGGCCTGAAACCCATGAAATTAGCTCCACGTGATCTAAACTGGCTGGCAAGGATCCTGAGTTTGTGACGCCCCCAAAAAGATTCCCAAGACAACCACAGGCGCATTTGCCGCTAGAACATGAACGGCGGCAAAGCCCACCCGGGAGAAGGGGTGAAAAGAAACCGACGAGGAAGAGATGGGAGGCGAGGACTCACCTTCTGCTCATGGGGTTGCAGAAGCGCGGCGAGTTGGCGGCGGAGAGCTTGGCGGAGAAGGGGAACCCGGCGCTGTCGCTGGCCAACCCCATTGCCCGACCTCCTCTTCTCCTTGCTAAAATGGATGGTGCCTGCCTACCTACCTACTCTGCCTCTCgtggagaagaaggaaaaaaaactCAAAGCTCGGAATGATGAGCAATGGAGGGGACGTCCCACAGCTCACACAcggagagcgaggaggaggaggaggaggaaaggacGAGCGGAAGGAATAACGGCTGGTCGTCGGCGTGAGGGAGAGATATTCAATGACAAACATTCCGGTTTCTTGGTTTGATTGCTCCCTTTTCGTTTTCCTCGTTGCCCTTTCGTGCTATTTACTCACACGCccttcttctctttttctcttgtGTAGGAGTACAAAGAAACACAAGTGCCTTTCTTACGAGTAAAAGGTGTGGTTacaaataagaaagaaaaaaagataGTCTAGAATTCAGAGtatctattactccctccgtcctaaaatagcGACACTTATTTTAGGATGGAGGAGTACATTCGAAGAAGGATGCTATAGTTAGAATATTGTTCTGTATGAGGGTGCAATTCAACAAAGATGTGGCAAGACAGAAATGTGGAAGAGCAAGGAAGGAGCTGCTAGATGACAGGGTATTGGTATTGTGCGCTGGTTTAGGGGATTGGCTGAGAAAGTGACACTGATGAGAGATGAATAGTTGGATGACTAGGGGACAAAGGCTGGTCTACTGTCAGCCTATGGGTAGGTGCCCAAGAGAGGCTTGATCCTGTGCGGCCATGCTTACGGGTCTAGCCATGTTGCTATGTTTGGATATTCCTTGAAATAGATTGCTTTGTTGGTTCCTTTTACTTCGGTCAGGAAAATTTAATCTCTGGATTATCCTACTAAATGAAAATACCTTGCATCGCAAATAACACTGTACTAATGCAACGACGGATTGCAATCTGTGACACTGGCTCAGTCAGTCATAACAGACAGGAAATCCACGCAAAATGCAAAACatagcagcagtagtagtagtatagaATAGTTGTGAGAGTGGAGTCGGGtggaaggctgtcggtgctggaatGATTGTGATGCTCCTTGCTTGCTcgggcggctgctgctgctgctgcctgtcTTGTCCACCCACACCACAATGGACACCACTTTACTTTAGCAGAGAGGAGAAAGAGCTGCCTCGGAGTTTGGTCCACCCACGAGAAAGCCGCAAGACCACTGCCGCTCACACTCCATTGCCATTCCCTGAAGCTCCCTCCCAGAGCTTTGCTGGGCCGGTCTGATGTATGCGCAATGCACGCTAGCGTCTTGTGTTCGTGCAAGCAAGCAGCACGTTATCGATCTCGACAAATATCCGCGGCATTATGATGCAATCAGTGGCGTCGACGTGCAATGGGTTATTCGAGGCTTTGTGCCGAGTTTCTGCTTTCCGATGGACGAAAGAGAGACAACAACAAAGGGGCACGCATCGAGAAATGGCAACAAGGTTTGGGCTGTTTTTGCTGGCGAtgctttcctttcttcttctctcctttttGTTCGAAAACGACTCAATCCATGCGTTTCTGTTACAGTAAGGTCACGGGATTCAATAACAAGCTGTTTCTTCTTTGTGAAAACGGAGGAATGGTTTATGCTCATGCTTTAGAGATGAAAATAAAACCTCTCGGCGGCAAGGAGAAGAAGCCGAGCTGAGCTTGAGCAGAGCACGCCGTAGAACGCAATAATCGTTGCTACTGGAGGCCGTGAGTCAGTGGATGGATGGAATAAAATGTGGGAGAGGGGAGGGAGAGCGACACGGTGACACGACGGGGCGCGGAGCTCCATAAAAAGGAGAGAGACGGGACCAAAGGAGAGGAGAGAACCATCATGGCAGCAGCCACTGACCTGCCCAGCTCCAGCAGCCTCTAGTGCTTGCTTCCTCCTCTCTCGTGATTCACTCCATGGCATCTCCAACGTGCATCGTTAAAAAGACGCACTCAAATGTTCATCAACACTGTTAAGAGCATACTACAACCGTATCTTTGTATTTGGTACAACACTATTTGTAATCTATTTCCCCCCTTAATTTTAGAAAAGACTTATTATCCTTCAAGTCTTGTACTATATAAAAACTGTCCAACCGTCCGACACGCACAATATAACACACAATGCATCACGTAAATTCTCTCCTCTTTAACCCTGTTAGAGCGTCTACAACCagacttggcaaatccggcccctcaaacgcctGCAAACGCGTCCGGGCGTGTCTGTGGGCACTAACCGGTCACCCCTCAAATAATGTATTCCACATCCGGACACTTGAATTAtcatatctcaaatccatacaacTCATGCAATTACGTCGATGCACACATATCGTCCGGCTACTCCATCACTACTAACTAAAGATGCCATCGAACTACCGAAATTTTtcatgtttggctatggtggagttcatccacggcttccCTTGCCCTTCCCGACGCCCTTGTCGTCCTTCTCGCGGAACTACCGGTCGAAGACGCAGTAGGAATCGAGCCGGATCTGCTAGTCGCCGGAGCTGTCCTCGCCGGAGTTGTCCGCCTTCTCCTCCTTTGGTGGCAGTACGTCCATGGCACGGACCACCCGATTATGCTCTTGGACGAGGGCACGCGTGTTTCTCCATTGTCGTTTCTTCACAATGCAGAcgtggatggcttcctcctctgcgaCCGCCCGCAccgtcgcctccgccgccaccatTTCCGCCGCGATACGGGCCTTGGCGGCCCTTATCCTCTCATTCCCACGGCGGGCCGCCCGTTCGGGACTCAAAGTTTGCCCGAccggtgatggggaaggagaggGGTTCCGGCTGTCGGGGCCGCGAGGATCCAGCCGCAGAGGACCTGAGCGCCTGATGAGCCGACGC
This window of the Triticum aestivum cultivar Chinese Spring chromosome 5D, IWGSC CS RefSeq v2.1, whole genome shotgun sequence genome carries:
- the LOC123120376 gene encoding BTB/POZ domain-containing protein At3g08570; amino-acid sequence: MGLASDSAGFPFSAKLSAANSPRFCNPMSRRIFSDVAGDITVSVDGQSFLLHKFPLVSRCGRIRRMVAEAKDPDLSKLELVNVPGGATAFELAAKFCYGSNFEITTANVAHLRCIAEYLEMTEDYQEENLIVRTEMYLNDLVVKNLEKSLQVLCACEGLDPMVEEIGFVDRCVDAIAMNASKEQLVSGLAHLECDAGSGKLRMHCQDWWVEDLSALRIDYYQRVIAAMRRSGVRPESIGTSIVHYAQTALKGIERRHVWDSGPLVGDNQRVVVETLINLMATEKITAVTLSFLFGMLRMAIEVDAGLDYRIEVEKRIGLHLEMASLDDLLIPSMQTSESMFDVDTVHRILVNFLQRIEEDDSGDLSPCGYESDGLKSPSHGSVLKVGRLMDGYLAEIAPDPYLKLQKFMTLIELLPDYARIVDDGLYRAIDIYLKAHPSLMESECKKLCKLIDCQKLSQDASSHAAQNDRLPMQMVVRVLYFEQLRLKSSFSGGHSGGGGEYCSFSQRITMPISGSGVPSSCVSPRAAGAADSYASLRRENRELKLEVSRMRVRLTELEREQGMMKQGMRDGRPGEHGRAFFASISRGIGRMAMFGPAGERRKKSSRATASSQCSEGKSRRRKKPSVTYA